The segment TTGGCGCAGGGGCGCAGCCGGCCGGGCAGTTGCCTCTCGGTGGCGGCCCAGGCGAGAACCACCTCGACGGCCAGCCGGGCGTGCGGGGGAGTCCTGACCGTCCACTGAAGGCCGTCCGTAGTGATCTCCGGGATCTGGTGGACCCCTTCGAGCAGTGGGCTCAGTGCGGTGGGCGGGCTCTCTCCGTGCACGATGTCCCGCAGGCTGTTCCGTGTCTCCCGCAGCAGCGCCAGCTCCGCGAGGCTTCCTTCGCCGCCGTGCTCCCGCGCCCAGCGTCTGCCGGTGGCCGGGTCGCCGAGCGCGTCCTGTTCCTTCCCGTTGACCAGCGGCCTGCTGTTGAGCAGGTCCAGCAGCGTATCCATCGATCACCTCTCTCTAACCGGACAACGTCACTTGACAGGTTAGCTCACCGCGTGCTTGCATGGCGATAGCTAACCGGATCAAGCGTTCAAAGGGGTTAGAAATGAGCTCGGTGCACCACCGGACCGCCACCGTCGACGGCCACCGGATCTTCTACCGCGAGGCCGGCCCCGCCGACGCCCCCGCGATCGTCCTGCTGCACGGCTTCCCGACCAGCTCGTTCATGTTCCGCGAACTCATCCCGCTGCTCGCCGGCGATTACCGTGTCATCGCGCCGGACCACCTCGGCTTCGGCCACTCCGACGCCCCCTCCGCGGGGGAGTTCACCTACACCTTCGACGCCCTCGCCGAACTCACCTCCGGACTGCTCGCCCAACTGGGCCTGGACCGCTACGCCCTCTACGTCCAGGACTACGGTGCCCCCATCGGATGGCGCCTCGCGCTCAAGCATCCCGAACGGATCTCCGCCCTCGTCACCCAGAACGGCAACGGCTACGAGGACGGTTTCGTCGAGCCGTTCTGGACCGGTGTCTGGGCCTACGGGGCGAACCCCGGCCCCGACACCGAACCCGCCGCCCGCGCCGCGCTGAGCCTGGACGCCATCCGTTGGCAGTACGTACACGGCGTGCCCGACCCGAGCCTGGTCAGCCCGGACACCTGGGAGCACGACTTCGCCCTCGTCTCCCGCGAGGGCAACGACGAGATCCAGCTCGCGCTGATCCGCGACTACCAAAACAACCGCCCGCTCTACCCACTGCTGCACGAGTTCCTGCGTACCAGCGAGGTCCCGGTGCTCGCCGTATGGGGCCGCAACGACGAGATCTTCGGCCCGGCGGGCGCACAGGCCTTCGCCCGCGACGCCAAGGACGCGGAGGTCCACCTGATCAACGGCGGCCACTTCCTCCTGGAAAGCCACTTGGACATCGTCGCGGGCTATCTGCGCGGCTTCCTGGGCCGGGTCCTGGGATAACCAGGGCCGGAAGCACAGCCTGCGCGGACCACCACTCGCGATCCGGTGGAACGCCGGCCGTCCCGGCCGGACCCGCCCGGCGCCGCTGCCCGGTGAGGGGTTCAGCCACACGACCGCGGTACGGTCGTCCCCCTGCCGCGGTCGCCTCTCGGTCCCTGTGCCGCGGCGTTCGCGATCAACGACGCCGGAGTGATCGCCGGATTCGCCGTCGGCACCGACGGCGCCGACAACGCGACGACCTGGCGCGCGACCATCTGGAAGCGCCGACGCCCGCCGCCTCCTCCGCGCAAGCCCCGGCAGGCGGCGGGTAAGGAATGCCCCCTCGGGCCCCCGGCCCGAATCGGCGTGCCGCGTCCGGTATCAGTCCGCGTGATCGGTGCCAGCACCAGCAGATATTGGCCAGGCCCCGGTCCCGGTTGGAAGACTTCTCCCCGGGGGCGGGCCGTCCCCGGGCAGCCGGACACCCGTACGGGCTGCCCGGGATCCCCGGCGGGCGGCCGCACATCGGCAGGGCCGGAATCGGGACAGGGGAGACGGATATGCGGACACCGGGGGAAAGGCGAGTGAGCTCCCCGCGCCCCCGGCGTTCCCCGCCCGGCGCACACTCGGTACTCCGTCGTCGCCGAACCACCGGAACCCGGGTGGGTACGCTGTTAATCTCGTTCCGTGGAGCTCCGGACACTCGAGTACTTCGTCGCGGTCGCGGAGGAGGGATCCTTCACCAAGGCCGCCGCGCGGTGCCATGTCGTACAGCCCGCGATCAGCCAGCAGATCCAGAATCTGGAACGAGAGCTGGGCGAACCGCTGTTCGAGCGGCGTCCGCGGGAAGTCACCCTGACTCCGGGCGGTATCGCGCTGCTGCCGCACGCCCGTGCGTGTCTGGAAGCGGCGGCCGCCGCGACCCGGGCCTTCGTGGAGCGCTCCCAACTGCTCGGCGGGTCACTGGCCCTGGGCACCGTCAGCGGACTCCAGGGCACCCGGTTCCCGGCGCTGCTCGGGGAGTACCACCGGCGTTACCCCGAGGTCACGATCGAAATCGTCTACGCCTCCACCTCGGCCCTGCTGGGCCGGGTCCGGGACGGATCCCTCGACGCCGCGGTGATCGCCGGGGGTCTCGACGCCCCACCCGACGGAGTCCGGGCACGTACCCTTCTCCACGATTCGATAGTCGCCGTGCGCCCCTTGTCGGCCCCGGGGCCCGACCGCCCTCTCCGGCTGGAGGACGCGGTCCGGGAACCGCTCATCACCTTCGGGCCCGAGAGCGGTATCCATCCCATCATCCGGGACGCGTTCGCCGCACACGGGCTCCCCTTCCGGCCGGCCCACCTCATCGACCAGATCCCCTTCCAGATCGCCCTGGTCGCCGAAGGAGTCGGGACCGCTCTCATCCCCCGCTCCAGCCCCGCGCTCTCCGGCGCCCAGGACGTGGCGGTAGTCCCCCTGGAACCCGCCGTCCGGCTGCGGAAGATCTGCGTCTGGCGGAAGAACCCACCGCCTAACGCCCCGCTCAAGGCCCTGCTCGACCTCTGGTCCGAGCACGCCGACACGCCCCCGGACCCCGCCACCACTCCCTGACGGGCCCGTCACTCCCGCCGCAGGGGTGCGGCAGCCGCACCCTCCCCTGCGGTATCGACGCGACCCATAAAA is part of the Streptomyces qinzhouensis genome and harbors:
- a CDS encoding CGNR zinc finger domain-containing protein codes for the protein MDTLLDLLNSRPLVNGKEQDALGDPATGRRWAREHGGEGSLAELALLRETRNSLRDIVHGESPPTALSPLLEGVHQIPEITTDGLQWTVRTPPHARLAVEVVLAWAATERQLPGRLRPCANDECRLFLLDRSRANRARWCSMAVCGNREKARRHYERTR
- a CDS encoding alpha/beta fold hydrolase; the protein is MSSVHHRTATVDGHRIFYREAGPADAPAIVLLHGFPTSSFMFRELIPLLAGDYRVIAPDHLGFGHSDAPSAGEFTYTFDALAELTSGLLAQLGLDRYALYVQDYGAPIGWRLALKHPERISALVTQNGNGYEDGFVEPFWTGVWAYGANPGPDTEPAARAALSLDAIRWQYVHGVPDPSLVSPDTWEHDFALVSREGNDEIQLALIRDYQNNRPLYPLLHEFLRTSEVPVLAVWGRNDEIFGPAGAQAFARDAKDAEVHLINGGHFLLESHLDIVAGYLRGFLGRVLG
- a CDS encoding LysR family transcriptional regulator, yielding MELRTLEYFVAVAEEGSFTKAAARCHVVQPAISQQIQNLERELGEPLFERRPREVTLTPGGIALLPHARACLEAAAAATRAFVERSQLLGGSLALGTVSGLQGTRFPALLGEYHRRYPEVTIEIVYASTSALLGRVRDGSLDAAVIAGGLDAPPDGVRARTLLHDSIVAVRPLSAPGPDRPLRLEDAVREPLITFGPESGIHPIIRDAFAAHGLPFRPAHLIDQIPFQIALVAEGVGTALIPRSSPALSGAQDVAVVPLEPAVRLRKICVWRKNPPPNAPLKALLDLWSEHADTPPDPATTP